One genomic window of Candidatus Omnitrophota bacterium includes the following:
- a CDS encoding 30S ribosomal protein S12, producing the protein MPTVSQLIRIGRHALRKKTKAPALKASPQRRGVCVQVRTMTPKKPNSALRKIARVRLTTAIEVTAYIPGEGHNLQEHSIVLVRGGRVKDLPGVRYHIVRGTLDASGVNQRRKSRSKYGAKAPQGAGGAAKPAAAAAPGKK; encoded by the coding sequence ATGCCGACCGTCAGCCAGCTGATTCGCATCGGGCGGCACGCGCTGCGGAAAAAGACCAAAGCGCCGGCGCTGAAGGCCTCGCCGCAGCGGCGGGGCGTGTGCGTGCAGGTGCGCACCATGACGCCGAAAAAGCCGAACTCGGCCCTGCGAAAAATCGCGCGTGTGCGCCTGACCACGGCGATTGAAGTCACGGCGTATATTCCCGGCGAGGGGCACAATCTTCAAGAGCACTCCATCGTGCTGGTGCGCGGCGGCCGCGTGAAGGACCTGCCCGGCGTGCGCTATCACATCGTGCGCGGCACCTTGGATGCCTCCGGCGTGAACCAACGGCGGAAATCCCGGTCGAAATACGGAGCGAAGGCGCCGCAAGGGGCCGGCGGCGCTGCCAAACCCGCAGCGGCTGCAGCGCCAGGAAAAAAATGA
- the rpsG gene encoding 30S ribosomal protein S7 translates to MSRRRRVRKEETPPDPRYNNRLVQKLIHALMSDGKKSTAERVVYGAFDLLKKNVGTNDVLTVFHKSIENIRPHVELKARRVGGATYQIPIEVRHDRSMSLALRWLRNAARSRRGAPMAKRLSDELLSAYKGEGSAVRKREETHKMAEANRAFAHYRW, encoded by the coding sequence ATGAGTCGACGACGACGCGTAAGAAAAGAAGAAACGCCGCCGGATCCGCGGTATAATAATCGGCTCGTGCAGAAATTGATCCATGCGCTCATGAGCGATGGAAAAAAATCGACGGCGGAGCGCGTGGTGTATGGCGCGTTTGACTTGCTGAAGAAAAACGTCGGCACGAACGACGTGCTGACGGTGTTCCATAAGTCGATCGAGAATATCCGGCCCCACGTCGAGCTGAAGGCCCGGCGGGTCGGCGGGGCGACGTACCAGATCCCCATCGAAGTGCGTCATGACCGCAGCATGTCGCTGGCCCTGCGGTGGCTTCGCAACGCGGCGCGCAGCCGGCGGGGCGCGCCCATGGCCAAGCGGCTATCGGATGAACTCCTCAGCGCGTATAAGGGCGAAGGCTCCGCTGTCAGGAAGCGCGAAGAAACGCACAAGATGGCTGAAGCGAACCGGGCGTTTGCCCACTACCGATGGTAA